In Pecten maximus chromosome 10, xPecMax1.1, whole genome shotgun sequence, one genomic interval encodes:
- the LOC117335414 gene encoding uncharacterized protein LOC117335414: MDKLVSFLVTLTILGASHAATKTDDPNCIIDSTLEATASGNYLDCLSDEMVAAGTTSCCTIDKAKGCCKEGGRWDKMIIIGCAIGGTTIVLAIIIFYVMWCKRDTIPCIGRCMDCTQRKYYEVEESFCCCEGRVMKRRQEQEIMKKCKEQPAFSLPEEAVENTKKEDFWQGQLIKS, from the exons ATGGACAAACTTGTGAGCTTTTTGGTCACACTGACCATTTTGGGAGCAAGTCATGCTGCCA CGAAGACAGATGATCCCAATTGCATAATAGACTCGACTCTTGAAGCCACCGCTTCCGGCAATTATCTCGACTGCCTTTCTGATGAAATGGTCGCTGCTGGAACCACGTCATGTTGTACGATAGATAAAGCCAAAGGTTGTTGTAAGGAAGGAGGAAG atgGGATAAGATGATCATTATAGGGTGTGCGATAGGAGGGACGACGATAGTGCTGGCCATCATCATCTTTTACGTGATGTGGTGTAAGCGAGATACTATCCCTTGTATTGGACGTTGTATGGACTGTACCCAGAGGAAGTATTATGAAGTGGAGGAGAGTTTCTG TTGCTGTGAAGGGCGAGTGATGAAAAGGCGACAGGAACAAGAAATTATGAAGAAATGCAAGGAACAACCAGCGTTTTCACTACCAGAGGAAGCCGTAGAGAATACGAAGAAGGAAGATTTCTGGCAAGGACAGCTCATCAAAAGTTAA
- the LOC117336553 gene encoding major facilitator superfamily domain-containing protein 1-like produces the protein MYGRVVLGNWRNVLLFFNCTLGYGLYFNVDILSALQKDLQGTDTGSCENITSNVTCCLDCVGLGPDRYNQLYAAYAWMTAATVIPGGYFVDRAGIRVSSILSTSVAWLGTALFASAVTGHIRGTSAMFPLMFCSRLLLGAGTGTALIVQDRVLGMWFANNLAVVFSINVVALRLGNVSNFLLTANIANWIGLPGALWVGAALCGTTTLSAVFLSLLDYYGKKNSDKELTSISEKAEEAVTLCRQMKNVRLLPRSYWLLCVTVVCYYSAYLPVVSNGSKYIQDRYGYSKTSSAYYVGAVYDVSIIIPAFLGLLLKRFRCTGILLSCSAILTVPVYMLLSFCPRIHPLVLTIYLGVTYTTYAVCVWPCFAMLVSPDTFGTAVGIAIFIQSGGVGMTNLAVGKIMGATESVDTVELLSNYRTVFWVLFALSITSAVFSIATNMADNQQDNVLNPFLRKDTVTISINNENAPLLQPPKIEPKYEPS, from the exons ATGTATGGAAGGGTCGTATTGG GAAACTGGCGGAATGTACTTTTATTCTTCAACTGCACCCTTGGATATGGTTTGTATTTTAACGTTGACATCTTGAGTGCACTACAGAAGGATCTACAGGGTACGGAT ACCGGAAGCTGTGAGAATATTACCTCCAATGTCACGTGCTGTTTGGACTGTGTGGGGCTCGGGCCTGACCGTTACAACCAGCTCTACGCAGCGTACGCCTGGAT GACTGCCGCCACAGTTATACCAGGAGGTTATTTTGTTGACAGAGCTGGAATTCGCG TGTCCTCCATCTTGTCGACTAGTGTTGCCTGGTTAGGGACTGCATTGTTTGCCTCGGCTGTAACAGGACACATACGGGGAACCTCTGCCATGTTTCCGTTGATGTTCTGTAGTCGTCTGCTTCTTGGAGCAGGGACGGGGACGGCTTTGA TTGTTCAAGACCGCGTCCTGGGTATGTGGTTTGCCAATAACCTTGCTGTTGTCTTCAGCATCAATGTAGTAGCTCTACGCCTCGGAAATGTCTCTAACTTTCTCCTCACTGCTAACATCGCGAACTGGATTGGCCTGCCAGGCGCCCTCTGGGTTG GGGCAGCACTTTGCGGTACAACGACTTTGAGTGCAGTGTTTTTATCGTTGCTTGATTACTATGGAAAGAAGAATTCTGACAAAGAACTGACTTCTATTTCCGAAAAGGCAGAGGAAGCGGTT acCCTTTGTAGACAAATGAAAAATGTCCGTCTCCTACCTAGATCCTATTGGCTCTTGTGTGTAACAGTGGTGTGTTACTACTCCGCTTATCTTCCCGTCGTCAGTAATGGCAG CAAGTACATCCAGGACAGGTATGGATACTCCAAAACCAGCTCCGCGTATTATGTTGGAGCTGTGTACGATGTGTCCATCATTATCCCAGCATTCCTTGGACTATTGTTG AAAAGGTTCCGTTGTACTGGCATACTGTTGAGCTGTTCCGCCATATTGACTGTACCGGTATACATGTTACTCTCATTCTGTCCCAGAATCCATCCGTTAGTGCTGACAATTTACCTAGGAGTCACCTACACTACATATGCT GTGTGTGTTTGGCCGTGTTTTGCTATGTTGGTCAGCCCTGACACATTCGGAACTGCTGTAGGAATCGCCATTTTTATACAGAGCGGAGGGGTGGGAATGACGAATCTTGCTGTAGGAAAAATAATGGGAGCAACTGAAAG TGTTGACACCGTGGAACTTTTATCGAACTATAGGACAGTGTTTTGGGTACTGTTTGCACTCTCTATTACTTCCGCTGTATTCAGCATCGCCACCAATATGGCGGACAATCAGCAG gACAATGTACTTAACCCTTTCCTTAGGAAAGACACAGTGACAATTTCAATCAATAATGAGAATGCGCCACTCTTGCAGCCCCCTAAAATTGAACCTAAATATGAACCCTCATGA
- the LOC117335415 gene encoding uncharacterized protein LOC117335415 produces the protein MAAPPMLPPGGLLEIVFSFDTTGSMSSILEEVQGRLQDMIQRLQADIPGIRIGVIAHGDYCDEKVFYLTKELDLCTNVVELCNFVKGVEGTGGGDEDECYELILRMVRQNFTWTPASQKILVMIGDAKPHEPEYELNVDNIDWRAEVTDLHNMGVKIYGVQVFDHQGVEDFYKTISTNTEGHYLKLNEFSNICDFLMAICYRERGEDLFSGYEAEVRGRYGSGGINRDLEGLFGTLRKTDSSTSGIHPAPSLISPMSSTTTTVTMPTPKVTPNRPRVNPKRRNVTASNIKNKFKKSGDDADMIPREKTTNKAFTCNCLDWTSWRLAYIPTDVNEEKTKRGFRRNFRGACHRRVQLFRDNCKSALYEVAVQTKARGKRHVMFSKVISGTIDNREWEYNLLFGAKQRLRRQIKSVVEQGCKVFVRRAVLSKKSLAEVDTLNKYSYAWNLQKYTRQHRRVVRDYVVISGECMEE, from the exons ATGGCGGCACCACCCATGCTTCCACCTGGAGGACTCCTTGAAATCGTCTTCTCCTTTGATACTACCGGATCCATGTCCTCCATACTTGAGGAGGTCCAGGGAAGGCTACAGGACATGATACAGCGCCTCCAGGCGGATATTCCCGGCATCAGAATTGGTGTCATAGCCCATGGCGATTACTGTGACGAAAAAGTCTTCTACTTGACCAAAGAACTTGACCTATGTACAAACGTTGTAGAACTTTGTAACTTCGTGAAGGGTGTGGAAGGAACTGGTGGTGGAGATGAAGATGAATGTTATGAATTAATTCTCCGAATGGTTCGACAAAATTTCACATGGACGCCAGCATCACAGAAAATCCTGGTCATGATTGGAGACGCCAAACCCCATGAACCTGAATATGAACTGAATGTTGATAACATTGACTGGAGAGCAGAAGTCACGGATCTTCACAATATG GGTGTGAAAATATATGGTGTCCAGGTGTTTGATCACCAAGGCGTTGAGGACTTCTACAAGACGATTTCCACAAACACAGAAGGACATTACCTCAAGCTGAACGAATTTTCCAATATCTGTGACTTCCTCATGGCTATCTGTTATCGGGAGAGGGGCGAGGACCTTTTTTCT GGCTACGAAGCCGAAGTCCGAGGTCGATATGGGTCAGGTGGTATTAACAGAGACCTAGAGGGATTATTTGGAACTCTGAGGAAGACCGATTCAAGTACAAGTGGCATTCACCCAGCCCCGTCACTTATTTCACCAATGTCATCTACAACAACGACTGTTACAATGCCAACACCAAAGGTGACTCCTAATAGGCCAAGGGTGAATCCCAAGCGAAGGAACGTCACTGCCAGCAATATAAAG AACAAATTCAAGAAAAGTGGTGATGATGCTGATATGATTCCAAGAGAGAAAACAACGAATAAAGCCTTCACGTGCAACTGTCTAGATTGGACGTCATGGAGACTGGCGTATATTCCAACAGACGTGAATGAAGAAAAGACAAAACGTGGATTCAGGCGGAACTTCAGGGGAGCATGTCATAGGCGTGTTCAACTTTTCAGAGACAATTGCAAATCAGCCCTCTATGAGGTAGCAGTACAAACAAAGGCACGTGGAAAACGCCACGTGATGTTCTCCAAGGTCATTTCCGGTACTATTGACAATCGTGAATGGGAATACAATCTTCTGTTTGGAGCGAAACAACGACTTCGCAGACAAATAAAAAGTGTTGTCGAACAGGGCTGCAAAGTGTTTGTAAGAAGGGCAGTCCTGAGTAAGAAATCTCTTGCTGAAGTGGACACTTTGAACAAATATAGTTACGCATGGAACCTCCAGAAATATACTCGTCAACACAGACGTGTCGTGAGAGACTATGTCGTCATTTCCGGTGAATGTATGGAGGAATAA
- the LOC117335416 gene encoding uncharacterized protein LOC117335416, which produces MAAPPMLPPGGLLEIVFSFDTTGSMSSILEEVQGRLQDMIQRLQADIPGIRIGVIAHGDYCDEKVFYLTKELDLCTDVVELCNFVKGVEGTGGGDEDECYELILRMVRQNFTWTPASQKILVMIGDAKPHEPEYELNVDNIDWRAEVTDLHNMGVKIYGVQVFDHQGVEDFYKTISTNTEGHYLKLNEFSNICDFLMVICYRERGEDLFSGYEAEVRGRYGSGGINRDLEGLFGTLRKTDSSTSGIHPAPSLISPMSSTTTTVTMPTPKVTPNRPRVNPKRRNVTASNIKNKFKKSGDDADMIPREKTTNKAFTCNCLDWTSWRLAYIPTDVNEEKTKRGFRRNFRGACHRRVQLFRDNCKSALYEVAVQTKARGKRHVMFSKVISGTNDNCEWEYNLLFGAKQRLRRQIKSVVEQGCKVFVRRAVLSKKSLAELDTLNKYSYAWNIQKDTRQHRRVVRDSVVISGESMEE; this is translated from the exons ATGGCGGCACCACCCATGCTTCCACCTGGAGGACTCCTTGAAATCGTCTTCTCCTTTGATACTACCGGATCCATGTCTTCCATACTTGAGGAGGTCCAGGGAAGGCTACAGGACATGATACAGCGCCTCCAGGCGGACATTCCTGGCATAAGAATCGGTGTCATAGCCCATGGCGATTACTGTGACGAAAAAGTCTTCTACTTGACCAAGGAACTTGATCTCTGTACAGACGTTGTAGAACTTTGTAACTTCGTGAAGGGGGTGGAAGGAACTGGTGGCGGAGATGAAGATGAATGTTATGAATTAATTCTCCGAATGGTCCGACAAAACTTCACATGGACACCAGCATCACAGAAAATCCTGGTCATGATTGGAGACGCCAAACCCCATGAACCTGAATATGAACTGAATGTTGATAACATTGACTGGAGAGCAGAAGTCACGGATCTTCACAATATG GGTGTGAAAATATATGGTGTCCAGGTGTTTGATCACCAAGGCGTTGAGGACTTCTACAAGACGATTTCCACAAACACAGAAGGACATTACCTCAAGCTGAACGAATTTTCCAATATCTGTGACTTCCTCATGGTTATCTGTTATCGGGAGAGGGGCGAGGATCTATTTTCT GGCTACGAAGCCGAGGTCCGAGGTCGGTATGGGTCAGGTGGTATTAACAGAGACCTAGAGGGATTATTTGGAACTCTGAGGAAGACCGATTCAAGTACAAGTGGCATTCACCCAGCCCCGTCACTTATTTCACCAATGTCATCTACAACAACGACTGTTACAATGCCAACACCAAAGGTGACTCCTAATAGGCCAAGGGTGAATCCCAAGCGAAGGAACGTCACTGCCAGCAATATAAAG AACAAATTCAAGAAAAGTGGTGATGATGCTGATATGATTCCAAGAGAGAAAACAACGAATAAAGCCTTCACGTGCAACTGTCTAGATTGGACGTCATGGAGACTGGCGTATATTCCAACAGACGTGAATGAAGAAAAGACAAAACGTGGATTCAGGCGGAACTTCAGGGGAGCATGCCATAGACGTGTTCAACTGTTTAGAGACAATTGCAAATCAGCCCTCTATGAGGTGGCAGTACAAACAAAGGCACGTGGAAAACGCCACGTGATGTTCTCCAAGGTCATTTCCGGTACTAATGACAATTGTGAATGGGAATACAATCTTCTGTTTGGAGCGAAACAACGACTTCGCAGACAAATAAAAAGTGTTGTCGAGCAGGGCTGCAAAGTGTTTGTAAGAAGGGCAGTCCTGAGTAAGAAATCCCTTGCTGAACTGGACACTTTGAACAAATATAGTTACGCATGGAATATTCAAAAAGACACTCGTCAACACAGACGTGTCGTGAGAGACTCTGTCGTCATTTCCGGTGAAAGTATGGAGGAATAA
- the LOC117335417 gene encoding uncharacterized protein LOC117335417, with product MAAPPMLPPGGLLEIVFSFDTTGSMSSILEEVQGRLQDMIQRLQADIPGIRIGVIAHGDYCDDKVFYLTKELDLCTNVVELCNFVKGVEGTGGGDEDECYELILRMVRQNFTWTPASQKILVMIGDAKPHEPEYELNVDNIDWRAEVNDLHNMGVKIYGVQVFDHQDVEDFYKTISTNTEGHYLKLSEFSNICDFLMAICYRERGEDLFSGYEAEVRGRYGSGGINRDLEGLFGTLRKADSGTSDIHPAPPLISPMSSTTTTVTMPIPKVTPIRPRVNPKRRNVTVSNIKNKLKSNGDDADMIPREKTTNKAFTCNCLNWSSWRLAYIPTDVNEEKTKRGFTRNFRGACHRRVQLFRDNCKSALYEVVVQTKARGKRHVMFSKVISGTIDNREWEYNLLFGAKQRLRRQIKSIIEQGCKVFVRRAILNKKSFAEVDTLDKYSYAWNLQKDTRQHRRVVRDYVVISGECMEE from the exons ATGGCGGCACCACCCATGCTTCCACCTGGAGGACTCCTTGAAATCGTCTTCTCCTTTGATACTACCGGATCCATGTCCTCCATACTTGAGGAGGTCCAGGGAAGGCTACAGGACATGATACAGCGCCTCCAGGCTGATATTCCCGGCATCAGAATTGGTGTCATAGCCCATGGCGATTACTGTGACGACAAAGTCTTCTACTTGACCAAGGAACTTGACCTCTGTACAAACGTTGTAGAACTTTGTAACTTCGTGAAGGGTGTGGAAGGAACTGGTGGCGGAGATGAAGATGAATGTTATGAATTAATTCTCCGAATGGTCCGACAAAATTTCACATGGACACCAGCATCACAGAAAATCCTGGTCATGATTGGAGACGCCAAACCCCATGAACCTGAATATGAACTGAATGTTGATAACATTGACTGGAGAGCAGAAGTCAATGATCTTCACAATATG GGTGTGAAAATATATGGTGTCCAGGTGTTTGATCACCAAGATGTTGAGGACTTCTACAAGACGATTTCCACAAACACAGAAGGACATTACCTCAAGCTGAGCGAATTTTCCAACATCTGTGACTTCCTCATGGCTATTTGTTATCGGGAGAGGGGCGAGGATCTATTTTCT GGCTACGAAGCCGAGGTCCGAGGTCGATATGGGTCAGGTGGTATTAACAGAGACCTAGAGGGATTATTTGGAACTCTGAGGAAGGCCGATTCTGGTACAAGTGACATTCACCCAGCCCCGCCACTTATTTCACCAATGTCATCTACAACAACGACTGTTACAATGCCAATACCAAAGGTGACTCCTATTAGGCCAAGGGTGAATCCCAAGCGAAGGAACGTCACTGTCAGCAATATAAAG AATAAACTCAAGAGCAATGGTGATGATGCTGATATGATTCCAAGAGAGAAAACAACGAATAAAGCCTTCACGTGCAACTGTTTAAATTGGTCGTCATGGCGACTGGCGTACATTCCAACAGACGTGAATGAAGAAAAGACAAAACGTGGATTCACGCGGAACTTCAGGGGAGCATGTCATAGACGTGTCCAACTATTCAGAGACAATTGTAAATCAGCCCTCTATGAGGTAGTAGTACAAACAAAGGCACGTGGAAAACGCCACGTGATGTTCTCCAAGGTCATTTCCGGTACTATTGACAATCGTGAATGGGAATACAATCTTCTGTTTGGAGCGAAACAACGACTTCGCAGACAAATAAAAAGCATTATCGAACAGGGCTGCAAAGTGTTTGTGAGAAGGGCAATCTTGAATAAGAAATCTTTTGCTGAAGTAGACACTTTGGACAAATATAGTTACGCATGGAACCTTCAAAAAGACACTCGTCAACACAGACGTGTCGTGAGAGACTATGTCGTCATTTCCGGTGAATGTATGGAGGAATAA